One Microbacterium sp. W4I20 DNA window includes the following coding sequences:
- a CDS encoding alpha/beta fold hydrolase has translation MRLHSRTTGSGEHHVALIHGLGASSATWRPLIERMLATGRFTVTTLDLRGHGESDRAPSYSLEELAGDVVDALPQGLHSVVGHSLGGAVLVRAVARLQPEHAIYLDPGFGLTLPTTGFAGRAFWAVPALSLGFMGLMQARSSAPQRAALDPSIRELMKKSQQQFDTKMATGVFREVAFHPVAIAPPAVPSTIVLSDDAPAVLPDTMAAALEREGWQIRRLAGIHHDMHLEDPARTLEVIDDVL, from the coding sequence ATGCGCCTCCACTCCCGCACGACCGGCTCCGGCGAGCACCACGTCGCACTCATCCACGGCCTCGGTGCGTCCAGCGCGACCTGGCGGCCGCTGATCGAGCGGATGCTGGCCACCGGCCGCTTCACGGTGACGACCCTCGACCTCCGCGGACACGGTGAGAGCGACCGGGCGCCGTCGTACTCCCTCGAGGAGCTCGCCGGCGACGTGGTCGACGCGCTCCCGCAGGGCCTCCACTCGGTGGTCGGGCACTCGCTCGGGGGAGCGGTGCTGGTGCGGGCCGTCGCGCGTCTGCAGCCCGAGCATGCGATCTACCTCGACCCCGGCTTCGGCCTCACCCTTCCGACCACGGGTTTCGCGGGTCGGGCGTTCTGGGCGGTGCCGGCGCTCTCGCTGGGCTTCATGGGCCTGATGCAGGCGCGAAGCAGTGCGCCGCAGCGCGCGGCCCTGGACCCGAGCATCCGGGAACTGATGAAGAAGAGCCAGCAGCAGTTCGACACCAAGATGGCGACGGGCGTGTTCCGTGAGGTCGCGTTCCACCCGGTCGCCATTGCACCGCCGGCCGTGCCGTCGACCATCGTCCTGTCCGACGACGCACCTGCCGTGCTGCCCGACACCATGGCCGCCGCCCTCGAGCGCGAGGGATGGCAGATCCGCCGCCTCGCCGGCATCCATCACGACATGCATCTGGAGGATCCGGCCCGCACGCTCGAGGTGATCGACGACGTGCTGTGA
- a CDS encoding PP2C family serine/threonine-protein phosphatase: MVFEGSSVAISHTGKVRSNNQDSGYSGANLFVVADGMGGHAGGDVASSIAIHRLEPLDQAYRSTEDAQASLQAAVTTAAGDLIRAAKDRPELAGLGTTVSAIIMVDEYAVIGHIGDSRIYLYRDDAVTQITADHTFVQRLVDSGRITPEEARYHPRRSVLMRVLSDMDSDPELDMFVMHTQPGDRWLLCSDGLSGVVDETQILKAMQLGLAPGRTADILLKRALDGGAPDNVTIVLVDVGGQHPVHSGTPTVVGSASNPSGVYVPPVRTTRGNWLHPVRQAANEPSHFEPAPEYLEELIEEDRRRAKRRRLGWIAGVLVVIAMLAFAAFAAYSWTQTRYFIGADDDSVVIFQGVQQNIGPIVLSSPIEDTDILLADLPPYQRASVERSISARSLADAMAIVDRLRTGAEANVIEQTPLPTPAPSPSETPAGGDG, translated from the coding sequence ATGGTCTTCGAAGGCTCGAGCGTCGCGATCTCCCACACCGGGAAGGTCCGCTCCAACAACCAGGACTCCGGATACTCCGGAGCGAACCTGTTCGTCGTCGCCGACGGCATGGGCGGCCACGCGGGCGGCGACGTCGCCTCGAGTATCGCGATCCACCGCCTCGAGCCCCTCGACCAGGCCTACCGGTCCACCGAAGACGCCCAGGCCTCGCTGCAGGCGGCGGTGACGACGGCGGCCGGAGACCTCATCCGCGCCGCGAAGGATCGCCCCGAACTCGCCGGCCTCGGCACCACGGTCAGTGCGATCATCATGGTCGACGAGTACGCCGTCATCGGCCACATCGGCGACTCGCGCATCTACCTCTACCGCGACGACGCCGTCACCCAGATCACGGCCGACCACACCTTCGTGCAGCGTCTCGTCGATTCGGGCCGCATCACCCCCGAAGAGGCGCGGTACCACCCCCGCCGTTCGGTGCTCATGCGCGTGCTCAGCGACATGGATTCCGATCCCGAGCTCGACATGTTCGTCATGCACACGCAGCCCGGCGACCGCTGGCTGCTCTGCTCCGACGGACTCTCCGGGGTCGTCGACGAGACCCAGATCCTCAAGGCCATGCAGCTCGGGCTCGCTCCCGGTCGCACCGCCGACATCCTCCTCAAGCGCGCCCTCGACGGCGGCGCCCCCGACAACGTCACCATCGTGCTGGTCGACGTCGGCGGTCAGCATCCCGTGCATTCCGGCACGCCGACCGTCGTCGGGTCGGCCTCGAACCCGTCGGGTGTCTACGTGCCCCCGGTGCGCACCACCCGCGGCAACTGGCTCCACCCGGTGCGCCAGGCGGCCAACGAGCCGAGCCACTTCGAGCCCGCGCCGGAGTACCTCGAGGAGCTCATCGAAGAGGATCGCCGCCGCGCCAAGCGCCGCCGCCTCGGCTGGATCGCCGGGGTTCTCGTCGTGATCGCGATGCTGGCCTTCGCGGCCTTCGCGGCATACAGCTGGACGCAGACCCGCTACTTCATCGGCGCCGACGACGACAGCGTCGTGATCTTCCAGGGCGTGCAGCAGAACATCGGTCCGATCGTGCTGTCCTCCCCCATCGAAGACACCGACATCCTCCTCGCGGACCTCCCGCCGTATCAGCGGGCATCCGTCGAACGCTCGATCTCGGCGCGTTCCCTCGCCGACGCGATGGCGATCGTCGACCGCCTCCGCACGGGCGCCGAGGCGAACGTCATCGAGCAGACGCCGCTCCCCACCCCGGCGCCGAGCCCCAGCGAGACCCCCGCCGGAGGTGACGGATGA
- a CDS encoding DUF3662 and FHA domain-containing protein: MGLLDSFEKGLERAVSSAFAKTFRSGIQPVEIASAVRREADTKAAVVSRDRIITPNSYVVRLSADDAERMRGLGSALTDELHALLTKHAKSQGYSFSGPLSITLEADEKVPTGTVRVSSGTVEGRVNWQAVIDVDGRRHSLSRARTVIGRGTDADITIADAGSSRKHAEVLWDGERAMMRDLGSTNGTKVNGQKLREAALPTDTTITIGRTDLVFRIVPVAAAPSRPTDDSTRAFGGIG; the protein is encoded by the coding sequence GTGGGACTACTTGACAGCTTTGAGAAGGGTCTCGAGCGCGCTGTGAGCAGCGCGTTCGCGAAGACCTTCCGCAGCGGCATCCAGCCGGTGGAGATCGCTTCGGCGGTCCGTCGTGAAGCCGACACGAAAGCGGCGGTCGTCAGCCGCGATCGCATCATCACGCCCAACAGCTATGTCGTGCGTCTCAGCGCCGACGACGCGGAGCGGATGCGCGGCCTCGGCAGCGCACTGACCGACGAGCTGCACGCTCTCCTCACGAAGCACGCCAAGTCGCAGGGCTACAGCTTCTCCGGCCCGCTCTCGATCACCCTCGAAGCCGACGAGAAGGTCCCGACCGGCACCGTGCGCGTCAGCTCCGGCACGGTCGAGGGTCGCGTCAACTGGCAGGCCGTGATCGACGTCGACGGACGCCGCCACTCGCTCTCCCGCGCCCGCACCGTGATCGGCCGGGGAACGGATGCCGACATCACGATCGCCGACGCCGGATCGAGCCGCAAGCACGCCGAGGTGCTGTGGGACGGCGAGCGCGCCATGATGCGCGACCTGGGCTCCACCAACGGCACGAAGGTCAACGGTCAGAAGCTCCGCGAAGCCGCGCTCCCCACCGACACCACGATCACGATCGGCCGCACCGATCTGGTGTTCCGGATCGTTCCGGTCGCCGCCGCCCCGTCGCGGCCTACCGACGACTCCACCCGCGCGTTCGGAGGCATCGGATGA
- a CDS encoding heme-degrading domain-containing protein, whose protein sequence is MTEDTWLARLETEHSALDLARFDRADAWRLGSSIAERALAEGHPVAIDVRTASGILFHASLPGATADNDDWARRKAATAFRFETSTALLEARIAAGGRDMFEPGWLDPAEYAVAGGAVPVRVTGVGVVAVATVSGLPSDDDHELVTQALRELQRR, encoded by the coding sequence GTGACCGAAGACACCTGGCTCGCCCGGCTCGAAACCGAGCACTCCGCCCTCGACCTGGCGCGATTCGACCGCGCCGACGCCTGGCGGCTCGGCAGCTCCATCGCCGAGCGCGCGCTCGCCGAGGGGCATCCCGTCGCGATCGATGTGCGGACGGCATCCGGCATCCTGTTCCACGCCTCGCTGCCGGGCGCGACGGCCGATAACGACGACTGGGCGCGCCGGAAGGCGGCGACCGCCTTCCGCTTCGAGACGAGCACCGCCCTGCTCGAGGCGCGCATCGCCGCCGGCGGACGCGACATGTTCGAACCCGGATGGCTCGACCCGGCCGAATACGCCGTCGCCGGGGGAGCGGTGCCCGTGCGCGTCACCGGCGTGGGCGTCGTCGCGGTCGCGACCGTCTCGGGTCTCCCGTCGGACGACGATCATGAGCTCGTCACGCAGGCACTCCGGGAGTTGCAGCGGCGTTAG
- a CDS encoding FHA domain-containing protein produces MSTPSELILLLLRVGFLIVLWFFVFGVVYSLRADLFGVKVRKLPAEATAGAASAPAAPAKPAAAKPASSRPSTGPATVATAKRLVITSGPKAGLELPLGADSLTIGRSSESALVIRDDYTSSHHARLMLRGDSWAIQDLDSTNGTFVAGQRVQGAPVNLSLGTPIKVGATTFELRA; encoded by the coding sequence ATGAGCACTCCCAGTGAACTGATCCTCCTGCTGCTGCGCGTCGGCTTCCTGATCGTGCTGTGGTTCTTCGTGTTCGGCGTCGTGTACTCGCTGCGCGCCGATCTCTTCGGTGTGAAGGTGCGCAAGCTCCCCGCCGAGGCGACCGCCGGCGCGGCATCCGCCCCGGCCGCACCTGCGAAACCGGCCGCCGCGAAGCCGGCATCCTCCCGCCCCTCGACTGGCCCCGCGACGGTCGCCACGGCCAAGCGCCTCGTGATCACCTCGGGCCCCAAGGCGGGACTCGAACTCCCTCTCGGCGCGGACTCGCTCACCATCGGCCGCTCCAGCGAGTCGGCGCTCGTCATCCGCGACGACTACACCTCCAGCCACCATGCCCGCCTGATGCTGCGCGGCGACAGCTGGGCCATCCAGGACCTCGACTCCACGAACGGCACCTTCGTCGCCGGCCAGCGGGTCCAGGGCGCACCGGTCAACCTCTCGCTCGGCACCCCGATCAAGGTGGGCGCCACGACCTTCGAGCTGCGAGCCTGA
- a CDS encoding protein kinase, whose protein sequence is MAILGDSARIKDFQPAAYSFLRTIQEGNTGVTRLYRHTVFGKLFVQKTVSMLGMPNAVATNEPKLLEDLQHQRLIRVRDAQWDADYPATTKALTFVTDYYEGESIHAALQDGHQFAAKAALDIAACILEGLAYLHATKRYVHGDIKPGNIMLNGPRTEGFVGDFGSAAALDPVKGTAAAAGGTLLYRPPEYASGEVDERADLYSTGLTLFEMLNGPLDYDALANASLDRRASEGKPAIGASHLSFRPWVGPAVASFVRKLMHADLAKRFQTADEALRALHKLTYVNWAKVGDGEWCGVWPPRERAARQRLLKVTAADLGGRNAGYQQLSASWSRDGGNTWRGYARFARRTAVGDDAALAEFFRLVEEEAQSVAVR, encoded by the coding sequence ATGGCGATCCTGGGGGACAGCGCGCGGATCAAAGACTTTCAGCCCGCGGCATACTCTTTCTTGCGCACCATTCAAGAGGGGAACACCGGCGTCACCCGCTTGTATAGGCACACCGTTTTCGGAAAGCTGTTCGTTCAGAAGACCGTCAGCATGCTTGGTATGCCCAACGCGGTCGCCACCAATGAGCCGAAGTTGTTGGAAGATCTTCAGCACCAGCGACTGATCCGGGTTCGCGACGCCCAGTGGGACGCGGATTATCCCGCGACAACGAAAGCGCTCACGTTCGTGACGGACTACTACGAGGGTGAGAGCATTCACGCGGCCCTTCAAGATGGACACCAGTTCGCTGCGAAGGCAGCCCTGGACATCGCCGCTTGCATCCTCGAAGGGCTGGCGTACCTGCACGCGACCAAGAGGTACGTGCACGGCGACATCAAGCCGGGGAACATCATGCTCAATGGGCCACGAACGGAAGGCTTCGTTGGGGACTTCGGCAGCGCTGCCGCGTTAGACCCTGTCAAAGGGACTGCTGCTGCGGCCGGCGGCACACTCCTGTACCGGCCGCCCGAGTACGCCAGCGGCGAGGTGGATGAGCGTGCTGACCTGTATTCGACGGGGCTCACGTTGTTTGAGATGTTGAACGGGCCGCTCGACTACGACGCTCTCGCCAACGCCTCCCTCGACCGCAGGGCGAGCGAGGGTAAGCCAGCAATTGGGGCGTCGCATCTGTCATTTCGGCCGTGGGTGGGACCGGCCGTAGCCAGTTTCGTCCGAAAGTTGATGCACGCAGACCTTGCGAAGCGGTTCCAGACAGCGGATGAAGCGCTCCGCGCCCTTCACAAGCTGACCTATGTCAATTGGGCGAAGGTAGGCGACGGTGAATGGTGTGGTGTCTGGCCGCCGAGAGAACGCGCAGCACGCCAACGACTGCTGAAGGTGACTGCCGCAGATCTCGGTGGGCGAAACGCTGGCTACCAGCAGCTGTCAGCCTCGTGGAGCCGAGACGGGGGCAATACATGGCGCGGTTACGCGCGGTTCGCCCGGCGCACCGCCGTGGGAGACGATGCTGCGCTGGCCGAGTTCTTCCGTTTAGTCGAAGAGGAAGCCCAGTCTGTTGCGGTCCGGTAG
- a CDS encoding FtsW/RodA/SpoVE family cell cycle protein: protein MSTDVTADTSVIKALKRIRMPQTQRNREFWLLLFACAISGASLTLVQLGALGVIDPVVLAIGGGLAVLAFAVHFVLRAVASDADPFVLPIATLLTGVGIAMIYRIDIAKANTGWDAYSTKQLAWTAISLAGAIAVVILLRNYRILFRYTYIFGLAGILLLLLPFVPGLRIDDANAAVWVSLGGAFAFQPGEIAKICLAIFFAGYLVRTRESLTSVGKRIMGITWPRMRELGPVLVVWVISLGIIVFQRDLGTGTLIFGMFVAMLYVATGKTSWVVIGLTLVLAGVALATQILSYVRGRFINWLFLFDANQVDPDVAGYQPMQGLFGLARGGLIGTGWGQGRPEITPLAHSDYIITSLGEELGLIGLFAILCLYMVFVSRGMRIGLAGQDDFGKLLATGLSFTIALQVFIMVGGVTRIIPLTGLTTPFLAAGGSSLVANWLIVALLLRISDGVRRQPRVVIG from the coding sequence ATGAGCACCGACGTCACTGCCGACACCAGCGTCATCAAGGCGCTCAAGCGCATCCGGATGCCGCAGACGCAGCGCAACCGGGAGTTCTGGCTGCTGCTCTTCGCCTGCGCGATCAGCGGCGCCTCGCTCACGCTCGTGCAGCTCGGCGCGCTCGGCGTGATCGACCCGGTCGTCCTGGCCATCGGCGGCGGGCTCGCAGTCCTCGCCTTCGCTGTGCACTTCGTGCTGCGCGCGGTGGCATCCGACGCCGATCCGTTCGTCCTCCCGATCGCGACCCTGCTCACCGGGGTCGGCATCGCGATGATCTACCGCATCGACATCGCCAAAGCCAACACCGGCTGGGACGCGTACTCCACCAAGCAGCTCGCATGGACGGCGATCTCCCTCGCCGGCGCCATCGCCGTGGTCATCCTGCTGCGCAACTATCGGATCCTGTTCCGGTACACCTACATCTTCGGCCTCGCCGGCATCCTGCTGCTCCTCCTCCCCTTCGTGCCGGGCCTGCGCATCGACGACGCGAACGCCGCGGTCTGGGTCTCGCTCGGCGGAGCGTTCGCCTTTCAGCCCGGTGAGATCGCGAAGATCTGCCTCGCGATCTTCTTCGCCGGCTACCTGGTGCGCACGCGCGAGAGCCTCACCTCGGTCGGAAAGCGGATCATGGGCATCACTTGGCCGCGCATGCGCGAGCTCGGACCCGTGCTCGTCGTCTGGGTCATCTCGCTCGGCATCATCGTCTTCCAGCGCGACCTCGGCACCGGAACCCTCATCTTCGGCATGTTCGTCGCGATGCTCTACGTCGCCACCGGCAAGACGAGCTGGGTGGTCATCGGCCTGACCCTGGTGCTCGCCGGAGTCGCGCTCGCAACCCAGATCCTCAGCTACGTGCGCGGCCGCTTCATCAATTGGCTGTTCCTCTTCGATGCGAACCAGGTCGACCCCGACGTCGCCGGCTACCAGCCCATGCAGGGTCTGTTCGGCCTCGCTCGCGGGGGTCTCATCGGCACCGGCTGGGGTCAGGGACGTCCCGAGATCACGCCGCTCGCGCACAGCGACTACATCATCACCAGCCTCGGCGAAGAGCTCGGCCTGATCGGACTGTTCGCGATCCTGTGCCTCTACATGGTGTTCGTCAGCCGCGGCATGCGCATCGGCCTCGCGGGTCAGGACGACTTCGGCAAGCTGCTCGCGACCGGCCTCTCGTTCACGATCGCTCTGCAGGTGTTCATCATGGTCGGCGGCGTCACCCGCATCATCCCCCTGACCGGTCTCACGACACCGTTCCTCGCGGCCGGCGGCTCGTCGCTCGTCGCCAACTGGCTCATCGTGGCGCTGCTGCTGCGCATCTCCGACGGCGTCCGCCGCCAGCCGAGGGTGGTGATCGGCTGA